Proteins co-encoded in one Setaria viridis chromosome 9, Setaria_viridis_v4.0, whole genome shotgun sequence genomic window:
- the LOC117840820 gene encoding acyl-[acyl-carrier-protein] desaturase 4, chloroplastic: MAAQGLTATAAPVKLGRPFSRSYSSSPARGAPRLLSPAHSNSVHALRACASTCSRGVAAGRLSAAATTATTAATPPAPAGGGEEIMDQWPPVPREQVEAIRSLNGWVAENMLPLLTPVESAWQPHDYLPLSTADGGGAEAEAFKEGLAELRAGAACLPDDVLVCLVGNMITEEALPTYQSMGNRTEGLCDETGSSKLPWARWIRGWTAEENRHGDLLNRYLYLTGRVDMRQVEVTVHHLLRNGMEMLVPTSPYHSLIYGAFQERATFISHGHTARLAAQHGDRALAKICGVIAADERRHEAGYTMASARLLEVDPDGMVRALAHVMRGKVTMPGLLMSDGREGGGDTLFARFSAVAQRAGVYTASDYGDLVEHFVRRWRVADLAGLSGEGRRAQEYVCGLAPKIRRMEELAQRRAARGEPGLARFSWIFDRTVVVG, from the exons ATGGCGGCGCAGGGGCTGACGGCTACGGCGGCGCCGGTGAAGCTCGGCCGCCCCTTCAGCCGGAGCTActcgagctcgccggcgagaGGAGCACCCAGGCTCCTCTCCCCAGCACACTCCAACAG TGTGCACGCCCTGCGTGCATGCGCGTCCACCTGCAGCAGAGGCGTGGCGGCAGGGAGATTGAGTGCTGCCGCAACCACAGCCACCACCGCTGctacgccgccggcgccggctggcggcggcgaggagataATGGATCAGTGGCCGCCGGTGCCGCGGGAGCAGGTGGAGGCCATCCGGTCGCTGAACGGGTGGGTGGCGGAGAACATGCTCCCGCTGCTCACGCCCGTGGAGTCCGCGTGGCAGCCGCACGACTACCTGCCCCTGTCcaccgcggacggcggcggcgcggaggccgaggcgttcaaggaggggctcgccgagctgcgcgccggcgcggcgtgcCTCCCCGACGACGTGCTCGTGTGCCTGGTGGGCAACATGATCACGGAGGAGGCGCTGCCCACGTACCAGAGCATGGGCAACCGCACCGAGGGCCTCTGCGACGAGACGGGCTCCAGCAAGCTGCCCTGGGCCCGGTGGATCCGCGGCTGGACCGCCGAGGAGAACCGCCACGGCGACCTCCTCAACCGCTACCTCTACCTCACCGGCCGCGTCGACATGCGCCAGGTCGAGGTCAccgtccaccacctcctccgcaaCGGCATG GAAATGCTGGTTCCCACGAGCCCGTACCACAGCCTGATCTACGGAGCGTTCCAGGAGCGCGCCACCTTCATCTCCCACGGCCACACGGCGCGGCTCGCGGCGCAGCACGGCGACCGCGCTCTCGCCAAGATCTGCGGCGTGATCGCCGCCGACGAGAGGCGGCACGAGGCGGGGTACACCATGGCGAGCGCCAGGCTCCTCGAGGTGGACCCGGACGGCATGGTGCGCGCGCTGGCGCACGTCATGCGCGGGAAGGTCACCATGCCGGGGCTGCTCATGTCGGACGGCCGCGAAGGCGGCGGAGACACACTGTTCGCGCGGTTCTCCGCGGTGGCGCAGCGCGCCGGCGTGTACACGGCGAGCGACTACGGCGACCTCGTGGAGCACTTCGTACggcggtggcgggtggcggACCTCGCGGGCCTCTCCGGCGAGGGCCGCCGCGCGCAGGAGTACGTGTgcgggctggcgcccaagatcCGGCGGATGGAGGAGCTGGCGCAGCGGAGGGCGGCCCGCGGGGAGCCCGGCCTGGCCCGGTTCAGCTGGATTTTCGACAGGACCGTCGTGGTGGGCTGA
- the LOC117840821 gene encoding F-box protein At5g39250, which translates to MENEFPDEVLKSVFPLLDGKDLVFCMLVCRQWRDIAKDDYFWKCICSRKWPSICKQPPSDANYKKLYLTFSQPPTMQHLPVPRLTFEDLVFYIDMWLEGSLIFSQAISGCTLRAGLQCTPRGIPDILAAHLKSLDCIMMLEVEPRLSIPMGPAITVSVLAHRKDSNKMACIINKSTFDYIDSNAARALAYEYLRFSPRHPFISDIRAWMSLLFLYKGDNVVEVFGIELDFCDAARSETEILWLLDMLDWK; encoded by the coding sequence ATGGAAAATGAATTTCCTGATGAGGTTCTCAAGTCTGTTTTCCCATTATTGGATGGGAAAGATCTAGTCTTTTGCATGCTTGTATGCCGTCAGTGGCGTGACATTGCAAAGGATGATTACTTCTGGAAATGCATTTGCTCACGAAAGTGGCCGTCCATTTGCAAACAGCCTCCTTCTGATGCAAACTACAAGAAGCTTTATCTAACCTTCTCCCAGCCACCAACAATGCAGCACCTTCCTGTACCAAGGCTCACGTTTGAGGATCTTGTTTTTTATATCGATATGTGGCTTGAGGGATCCCTCATCTTTTCTCAAGCAATTTCAGGTTGCACCCTTCGAGCAGGCCTACAGTGCACACCTCGCGGCATCCCAGATATACTTGCAGCACATTTGAAGTCCCTAGACTGCATCATGATGTTGGAAGTTGAACCCAGGTTATCAATCCCTATGGGACCAGCCATCACTGTATCTGTTCTTGCCCACCGCAAGGATTCCAATAAGATGGCTTGCATCATTAACAAGTCAACCTTCGATTACATCGACAGTAATGCTGCTCGCGCACTGGCATACGAGTATCTCAGGTTTTCACCCAGACACCCATTCATATCAGACATCCGGGCATGGATGTCCTTGCTTTTCCTGTACAAAGGAGACAACGTCGTCGAGGTATTTGGTATCGAGCTAGATTTCTGCGACGCTGCGAGGTCAGAAACTGAAATCCTATGGCTTTTGGATATGCTTGATTGGAAATAG
- the LOC117840819 gene encoding putative receptor protein kinase ZmPK1 encodes MAPFFSILPVLSLLPLLSSAASPDTLPLRSSLSVDKHQTDVLRSPNGTFTCGFYSVYDNAFTFSIWYTNSANKTVVWTANRDRPVHARAAAVTLRKGGALVLTDYDSEVVWQAEGDTAGVQYAQLLDTGNLVMKNSSGRVVWQSFDSPTDTLLPTQHITASTKLVSITGLHVPGHYMFHFTDSSILSLIYDDVDVHEIYWPDPDNGEYQNNRNRYNSTRLAVLDDAGNFFSSDFVNQKALVASDEGNGIKRRLTLDPDGNLRLYSLNNSDGRWSVSWIAVSQPCNIHGLCGPNGICHYLPMPTCSCPPGYVMSNPGNWSQGCRAVVDITCTFQQAQPVKFLRLPGTDFWGSDQGHVEHVSLQACKNICRSDCTCKGFQYQQGSGTCYPKAFLYNGKAYPAPTKSTRMMYLKLPVGLNTSGISMPQTNVLISRKKHPDCSQMSESTMELFPDIHKAGQGEAKWFYFYGFAGAIFVLEVFFIASAWCFVLRWELGASEILAVEEGYKVMTSNFRRYSYKELVKATRKFNDELGRGGSGIVYRGILDDNRPVAVKVLENIRQCEEEFQAELRIIGRINHMNLVRIWGFCSESSHRMLVTEYIKNGSLANILFKDNILLEWRQRFNIALGVAKGLAYLHHECLEWVIHCDVKPENILLDQNLEPKIADFGLAKLLNRGGSNQNVSRVRGTIGYIAPEWISSLQITAKVDVYSYGVVLLELVLGKRVLDLAVGAEEVHKVLRKLVEMLADMLHKEESSSIAEVVDSRLNGQFNYMQVGTLIELAVSSLDEDRSKRPTMESIVQTLLLADESCSMW; translated from the coding sequence ATGGCACCCTTCTTCTCCATCCTGCCGGTCCTATCACTGCTTCCCCTCCTCTCAAGCGCAGCATCTCCAGACACCCTACCGCTAAGATCCTCACTCTCCGTCGACAAGCACCAGACTGACGTCCTGCGTTCACCAAACGGCACTTTCACCTGCGGCTTCTACAGCGTCTATGATAACGCCTTCACCTTCTCGATATGGTACACCAACTCGGCGAACAAGACCGTTGTCTGGACCGCGAACCGTGACCGCCCCGTGCAcgccagggcggcggcggtcaccCTGCGGAAGGGTGGCGCCTTGGTTCTCACGGACTACGACAGTGAGGTGGTGTGGCAAGCAGAAGGCGACACGGCAGGTGTGCAGTATGCCCAGCTCTTGGACACCGGGAACCTTGTCATGAAGAACTCCAGCGGCAGGGTTGTGTGGCAGAGCTTCGATTCACCAACAGATACCCTGCTGCCCACCCAGCACATCACCGCATCAACAAAGCTGGTCTCCATCACTGGATTGCACGTCCCAGGTCACTACATGTTTCATTTCACAGACTCGTCGATATTGTCCCTTATATATGATGATGTCGACGTTCATGAAATATATTGGCCAGACCCTGACAATGGAGAGTATCAGAATAACAGGAATCGGTACAACAGTACAAGGCTAGCGGTTCTAGATGATGCTGGCAATTTTTTTTCGAGTGATTTTGTCAACCAGAAAGCACTTGTTGCCTCTGATGAAGGTAATGGGATCAAAAGAAGGCTTACTCTGGATCCTGACGGCAATCTCCGACTCTACAGCTTGAACAATTCAGATGGAAGATGGTCAGTTTCCTGGATTGCAGTGTCTCAGCCGTGCAATATTCATGGATTGTGCGGCCCAAATGGGATCTGCCATTACTTGCCTATGCCTACATGCTCCTGCCCACCGGGTTACGTGATGAGCAACCCTGGTAATTGGAGCCAAGGTTGTAGAGCTGTAGTAGACATCACCTGTACATTTCAGCAAGCGCAACCTGTCAAGTTCTTGCGACTTCCAGGCACCGACTTTTGGGGATCCGATCAAGGCCATGTCGAGCATGTATCCTTACAGGCTTGCAAGAACATATGCAGGAGTGATTGCACCTGCAAAGGTTTTCAGTACCAGCAAGGATCAGGGACATGCTATCCAAAGGCTTTCCTTTATAATGGGAAAGCATACCCGGCACCTACAAAATCGACGCGCATGATGTATCTCAAGCTCCCAGTGGGCTTGAATACTTCAGGTATTTCGATGCCGCAAACAAATGTGCTTATTTCAAGAAAGAAACATCCTGACTGTAGCCAGATGAGCGAATCAACGATGGAACTGTTTCCGGATATTCACAAGGCCGGACAGGGGGAAGCAAAATGGTTTTACTTCTACGGGTTTGCAGGTGCAATTTTTGTTCTTGAAGTTTTCTTCATTGCATCTGCTTGGTGCTTCGTTTTGAGATGGGAGTTGGGAGCATCCGAAATACTAGCAGTTGAGGAAGGCTACAAGGTGATGACTAGTAACTTCAGAAGATACAGTTACAAAGAGTTGGTTAAAGCAACCAGAAAGTTCAACGATGAGCTTGGAAGAGGAGGCTCAGGGATTGTCTACAGGGGAATCTTGGACGACAATCGACCAGTTGCTGTTAAGGTGCTGGAAAATATCAGGCAATGCGAGGAGGAGTTTCAAGCGGAGTTGCGGATAATTGGGAGGATTAATCATATGAACCTAGTAAGGATATGGGGTTTTTGCTCCGAAAGCTCACACAGGATGTTGGTTACTGAGTATATTAAGAATGGATCATTAGCTAACATCCTATTCAAAGACAACATTCTGCTAGAGTGGAGGCAGAGATTTAATATTGCATTAGGTGTCGCAAAGGGTTTGGCTTATCTTCACCATGAATGCCTTGAGTGGGTAATACACTGCGACGTGAAGCCAGAGAACATACTGTTGGATCAGAATCTAGAACCCAAGATTGCCGACTTTGGGTTGGCAAAGCTGCTGAACAGAGGTGGCTCCAATCAGAATGTGTCGAGAGTGCGAGGAACCATAGGCTACATCGCTCCAGAGTGGATCAGCAGCCTGCAGATCACAGCCAAAGTTGACGTGTATAGCTATGGGGTTGTGCTTCTTGAGCTAGTGTTGGGAAAACGAGTTCTTGACTTAGCAGTAGGTGCTGAGGAGGTGCATAAGGTGCTAAGGAAGCTTGTAGAAATGCTAGCTGATATGTTGCATAAAGAAGAATCCTCTTCAATTGCTGAGGTTGTGGATAGCAGGCTGAACGGCCAATTCAACTACATGCAGGTAGGAACACTGATCGAATTGGCTGTCTCAAGCTTGGATGAAGACAGAAGCAAAAGACCAACAATGGAATCTATAGTGCAGACACTCCTTTTAGCTGATGAATCTTGTAGTATGTGGTAG